CAGCCGACGGCATAGAGCTTCTTGCCCTCCTCGATGGTGAGGGACTGGGCGGTTTCGTCGGCCTGCGCCTTGTCCGCGGGTGCGAACACGGCGTACAGCCCCCCGGTGCATGCCAGCGCGAGGAGTAGGACGACGAGCGCCGCCAGCGGGTGGCGTCGTCGTGCGGAGAGCTTTTTCACGGATTACCCCGGTGTCAGGATCTTCTGCGTCGATGCTTCTGGGATGCGCGCTGCGTCGAGCACGCGCGGATGCGGGCCCTGCTACTTGATCATGTAGATCGTGGCGAAGAGACCGATCCAGACGACATCGACGAAGTGCCAGTAATAGGACACGACAATCGCGGCCGTCGCCTGCTCGTGGGTGAACCTCCGGGCCGCGTAGGTCCGGCCCAGGACCAGCAGGAAGGCGATGAGACCGCCCGTCACGTGCAGGCCGTGGAAGCCGGTGGTCAGGTAGAACACCGAGCCGTACGGATCGGAGGACAGGGACAGGCCCGCCTCCTTGACCAGCTCCGTGTACTCGAGGACCTGACCTCCGATGAAGATCGCACCCATCACGAAGGTGACGATGAACCACATCCGCAGCTTCTTCACGTCACCGCGCTCGGCGGCGAAGACGCCGAGCTGGCAGGTGAGCGAGGAGAGCACCAGGATGGTGGTGTTCGCCGCCGAGAACGGGAAGTTGAGATGGCTCGCCATCTCCTTCCAGTGATCGGGACCCGTCACCGATCGCAGGGTGAAGTACATCGCGAAGAGGGCCGCGAAGAACATCAGCTCGGAACTCAGCCAGATGATGGTTCCGACGCTGGTGAGGTTCGGCCGGTTGACCGACGGGTGCGCGTGCCCGGTTTCTACTGTCGTTGCTGTCGCCACGACCGACATTATGTCGGTCGCTTATCCCGCCCTCACTCCGGGGGGTGCCGTTCGGAGTGTCTTTGCCGGTCGTACCGGTGTTGACGTGGTGTTCAAGGGAGTAGCATCCGGCCCAACGGGCCTGTCCTTACGACGCTGACGTCACGGAGGAACAATGCAGCCGACCGCCACGGTGCTGGTCTACAGCGACGACTCCAACACCCGCGAGCAGGTGCGGCTCGCCACGGGACGGAGGCCGGCTCCGGACGTTCCCGTGGTGGAGTTCGTGGAGTGCGCGACTCCCGCCGCGGTCCTCACGGAGCTGGACCGGGGCGGGATCGACATCTGTGTGCTGGACGGTGAGGCCGTGCCCATGGGCGGCATGGGGATGTGCCGGCAGATCAAGGACGAGGTGTTCGACTGTCCGCCGGTTCTGTTGCTGATCGGACGGCCTCAGGACGCGTGGCTGGCGACGTGGAGCCGGGCCGAGTCCGCGGTGACCCTGCCGGTGGAGCCGGTGGAGTTCGCCTCCGCGCTGGCTTCGCTGTTGCGGGAGAAGGCGGCTTTGAACGCCTAGGGGTGCGGTTCGCCTTGTTGTTCGGCGGCTGCGGGCGCGTGGGGGTTGTTCGCGCAGTTCCCCGCGCCCCTGAAGGGGCGATGCCCCTGAGGGCGTCTAGACGCTCTGGGGCCGCAGCCGGGCCCTGTCGGCCTCCGTCGGGCCGTCCGGGGTGCCGCCCACCAGGGCGCTGCCGGTGCGCCACTTCGGCCAGTCGAGGTTCCAGTCGCCGAAGCCGTTGCCGAAGGGGGCCATCGTGTCGCCGCCGGAGTTTATGACCTTGACGATGTCGCCCTCGCGGACGGTGTCGTAGAACCAGGCGGCGTTCTCGGTGCTCATGCCGGTGCAGCCGTGGCTGACGTTGGCGTAGCCCTGGGAGCCGACGGACCAGGGGGCGGCGTGGACGTACTCGCCGCTGTTGGTGACCCGGACCGAGTGGTGCACGATCAGGTCGTAGAAGTCCGAGGCGCCGATGCTGGCGCTGGTCATGCGGACGGTGCCCTCCTTGGCCAGGACGACCTTGACGCCGTTGCGGGTGTCGTAGCCGGGCATGCCGGTGGTGACCGGGATCTGCCGGACGATCTCGTCGTTCTTGTAGACGGTCATCTGGTGGGCGGAGGCGTCCGTGACGGCTATGAGCTTGTCCGCGGTCGTGATGGTCAGCGGCTTGGCCTTGCCGCCCCACATCCGGTCGCCGATCTTGATGCCCTGCAGGTTGCTGCGGACCTGGACGGTCGCCTGGGCGGGCCAGTAGTCCTTCGGGCGGTAGTGGAGCTTCTTGTCGTCCACCCAGTGCCAGGCGCCGTCCGTGGCGGGCGTGGAGGAGACCTTGAGGGCCCGTTCCACGACGGCACGCTGGGTCTTGTCCTTGACGGGCAGGCTCAGCTCGGCCGTGATGGGCTGGCCGACGCCGTAGGTGCCCGTCCTGGGACCGAAGGTGACGTCCAGGCGCTTCTTGGTGGTGGGCTTGCCGGTGTCGAAGGTGACGACCTTGCGGCCGGGCGCCCCGTCCTCGTCCTCGGTGCTCACACGGACCGTGTAGCTGGCGTTGGCGGCCAGCGGGGTGGTGCTGTGCCAGCGGCTGCCGTCGGCGGCGAGTTCGCCCGCCACGTAGCGTCCTGAGGCGTCGTGGGCCGTGACGTCCGTGATGCGCCCGTCGGAGTCCTCGACGACTTCCAGGGGCTTGTCCGGGTCGGCCTTCTTACGGCCGCCGTCGGGGGCGTTGAAGGAGATCTGGTCCGCCGCGTCGTAGGGGCGGGCGGCGAGCGGGTTGCCGTCCGAGCCGCAGGCGGTGACGCCCGCGCAGAGGGCTATCACCAGCAGCGTGCAGCTGACGACGGTGCGGGGGCGGGAGATCGCTGTGTGGCTCATGACCTCACGCTAGGAAGCCGCGTCAAGAGCGGCACGCCGAGCGACTCGTACGAGTGACGCGCATTACGGCAAAAGCAGGGGCCCGGACGCTCCTCTCGGAGTGTCCGGGCCCCTGCGGCGCTCGGCGCGTGTTACTGGGTGCGGTTCTCACCGCGGTAGTACTCGAAGACCCAACCCCAGATGCCGATCAGGATGATCGGCAGCGAGAAGTACATCAGCCACCAGCCGATCGCGATCGACAGGAAGGCGAGGGCACCACCGATGGCCAGGGAGAGCGGCTGCCAGCTGTGCGGGCTGAAGAACCCGACCTCGCCGGCGTCGTCCGCGACGTCCGCCTCCTTGTTGTCCTGCGCGCCCACGTCGACCCGCTTGGCCGTGAAGCCGAGGTAGAAGCCGATCATGATGCACAGGCCGAAGGTCAGGAAGAGGGCCGTGGTGCCGGCCGGCTCCTTCGACCAGAAGCCATAGACCACAGCCATGGCGAGGACGAAGACGCTCAGCCACATGAACATCTGACCCTGGATCTTCACTTGCCGGCCTCCTTGCCACCAGCGATGGCCTTCTCGCCGTGACCGGCGTTCTCGAGCTGGTCGAGAGCCGCGATCTCCGGGTGGTGCAGGTCGAACGCCGGGGATTCACTGCGGATCCGCGGCATGGTGATGAAGTTGTGCCGCGGCGGCGGGCAGGAGGTCGCCCACTCCAGGGAGCGGCCGTAGCCCCACGGGTCGTCGACGCCGACCGGCTTGCCGTACTTGGCCGTCTTCCACACGTTGTAGAGGAAGGGCAGGATCGACATGCCGAGCAGGAACGAGCTGATCGTCGAGATCGTGTTCAGCGCGGTGAAGCCGTCGGCCGCCAGGTAGTCGGCGTACCGGCGCGGCATGCCCTCGGCGCCCAGCCAGTGCTGGACGAGGAACGTGCCGTGGAAGCCGATGAACAGCGTCCAGAAGGTGATCTTGCCGAGGCGCTCGTCCAGCATCTTGCCGGTCCACTTCGGCCACCAGAAGTGGAAGCCGGAGAACATCGCGAAGACCACGGTGCCGAAGACGACGTAGTGGAAGTGCGCCACCACGAAGTACGAGTCGGAGACGTGGAAGTCCATCGGGGGCGAGGCCAGGATGACACCGGTCAGACCACCGAAGGTGAAGGTGATCAGGAAGCCGGTCGCCCAGAGCATCGGTGTCTCGAAGGACAGCGAGCCCTTCCACATGGTGCCGATCCAGTTGAAGAACTTCACGCCGGTCGGGACGGCGATGAGGAACGTCATGAAGGAGAAGAACGGCAGCAGCACACCGCCGGTGACGTACATGTGGTGGGCCCACACCGTCACGGACAGACCCGCGATCGCGATGGTCGCGCCGATCAGACCCGTGTAACCGAACATCGGCTTGCGGGAGAAGACCGGGATGACCTCGGAGATGATGCCGAAGAACGGCAACGCGATGATGTACACCTCTGGATGGCCGAAGAACCAGAAGAGGTGTTGCCACAGCAACGCCCCGCCGTTGGCGGAGTCGAAGATGTGCGCGCCGAACTTGCGGTCGGCCTCCAGCGCGAACAGGGCCGCGGCCAGCACCGGGAAGGCGAGCAGGACCAGGACACCGGTCAGCAGCACGTTCCACACGAAGATCGGCATGCGGAACATCGTCATGCCCGGGGCGCGCATGCAGATGATCGTGGTGATGAAGTTGACCGAGCCGAGGATGGTGCCGAAGCCGGAGAAGGCCAGACCCATGATCCACATGTCGGCGCCGATACCCGGGCTGCGGACCGCGTCCGAGAGCGGGCTGTAGGCGAACCAGCCGAAGTCGGCCGCGCCCTGCGGGGTGAGGAAGCCGCCCACCGCGATGAGCGAGCCGAACAGGTACAGCCAGTAGGCGAACATGTTCAGCCGCGGGAACGCCACGTCCGGCGCGCCGATCTGCAGCGGCATGATCCAGTTCGCGAAACCGGCGAACAGCGGCGTCGCGAACATCAGCAGCATGATCGTGCCGTGCATCGTGAACGCCTGGTTGAACTGCTCGTTCGACATGATCTGCAGACCAGGCCGGGCCAGCTCGGCGCGCATGAGCAGCGCCATCACGCCGCCGATGACGAAGAACGCGAACGACGTGACCAGGTACATCGTGCCGATGGTCTTGTGGTCCGTCGTCGTCATCCACTTGACCACGACACTGCCGCGGTTCTGGCGCCTGACCGGCAGCTCGTCCTGGTAGTGGGACCCTGCCGCCGCGGCACCCTGGGGTTCGTTGAGGATGCTCACAGGTTGTTCGTCTCCCGGTTCTTCTCGTGGCTCGTCTGCGCGATGCCGGCAGGAACGTAACCGTTCTGCTGCTTGTCCACGAGGTCCTTGAGGTGCTGCTCGTAACGCTCCTGGGAGACGACCTTCACGTTGAAGAGCATCCGGGAGTGGTCGACGCCGCAGAGCTCGGCGCACTTGCCCAGGAAGGTGCCCTCCTTGTTGGGGGTCACCTGGAAGGAGTTGGTGTGGCCCGGGATGACGTCCTGCTTCATCAGGAAGGGCACCACCCAGAAGGAGTGGATGACGTCACGCGAGGTCAGGACGAAGCGGACCGTCTTGCCCTCGGGGAGCCAGAGCGTCGGGCCCGGGTTGTTGGTCTGGGGGTTCCGCGTACCGGGGGTGCCGCAGTCGTAGACGCCGCCCGCGTTGGCCGGGAAGTCCTTCTTGAAGCGGTCCGGGATCGCGTCCAGGTCCTTCGAGGTCTTGGCGTCCCCGGTGGAACCGGCGACCGGCTCGATGTAGTTGAAGCACCAGCTCCACTGGAAGCCGACCACGTTGACCGTGACGTCGGGCTTCTTCTTGAGGCTGAGCAGCTCGGACTCGTCACGGGCGGTGAAGTAGAACAGCACCGAGACGATGATGAGCGGGACCACGGTGTACAGCGCCTCGATGGGCATGTTGTACCGGGTCTGCGGGGGAACCTCGACCTTGGTGCGGCTGCGCCGGTGGAAGAAAGCACTCCACAGGATCAGACCCCACACCAGCACGCCAACGGCGAGCGCAGCCGCCCAGGACCCCTGCCACAGGGAGAGGATCCGCGGAGCCTCTTCCGTGGTCGGGGTGGGCATACCAAGGCGGGGGAAGTCTTCCCAGTTGTACGAGCAACCGGTGGCTGTCGCCAAGACCAAGCCCGCGGTCAGTGCCTGCAGCAGCTTCCGCCGCATCGGGCGCCGCGGCGAGCGGTCGGAGCCGTTGGGACTCACGTAGCGCCTTCCCGAGAGTCTCGCCCGCGCGGATCGGCTGCGGCCTGGCCTTCTCGCTGGTCGGTCGCGGCCCTGCGTCGGGCAGGGGTTTGGATGTTTATGCGGACCAAACCCTAGCCGACGCCCTCCGGGGGTTCTCGGGGAGGGGTCCCTAGTCACCCGGGTGGTTCGCTGATTTGGCGGCTGCGGGTTGTTTGTGGCTGTTCGCGCAGTTCCCCGCGCCCCTGAGGTCCGCTGCCCCCAGGAACGTTCTAGCGTTGCCGTGTGCCCTACTTCGACGCTGCTTCCAGTGCTCCTCTCCATCCCGTTGCCCGGCAGGCGCTGCTGGCCTCGTTCGACGAGGGGTGGGCGGATCCCGCACGTCTGTACAGGGAGGGGCGGCGTGCCCGGGTGCTGCTGGACGCGGCGCGGGAGGCTGCCGCCGAGGCGGTGGGGTGCCGGCCGGACGAGCTGGCCTTCACCTCCTCCGGAACCCGTGCCGTGCACACGGGGGTTGCCGGGGCGCTGGCCGGACGCAGGCGGATCGGGCGTCACCTGATCGTGTCATCGGTCGAACACTCCTCTGTACTGCATTCGGCGGAGCTCCTCGAGGGGGCCGGAGGGGCCGTCACCCAGGTCGCGGTGGACCGCACCGGGCTGGTGGACCCGGCGGCCTACGGCGACGCCCTGCGCGAGGACACCGCGCTGGC
This is a stretch of genomic DNA from Streptomyces hawaiiensis. It encodes these proteins:
- a CDS encoding cytochrome c oxidase subunit 4 encodes the protein MKIQGQMFMWLSVFVLAMAVVYGFWSKEPAGTTALFLTFGLCIMIGFYLGFTAKRVDVGAQDNKEADVADDAGEVGFFSPHSWQPLSLAIGGALAFLSIAIGWWLMYFSLPIILIGIWGWVFEYYRGENRTQ
- the coxB gene encoding cytochrome c oxidase subunit II — translated: MSPNGSDRSPRRPMRRKLLQALTAGLVLATATGCSYNWEDFPRLGMPTPTTEEAPRILSLWQGSWAAALAVGVLVWGLILWSAFFHRRSRTKVEVPPQTRYNMPIEALYTVVPLIIVSVLFYFTARDESELLSLKKKPDVTVNVVGFQWSWCFNYIEPVAGSTGDAKTSKDLDAIPDRFKKDFPANAGGVYDCGTPGTRNPQTNNPGPTLWLPEGKTVRFVLTSRDVIHSFWVVPFLMKQDVIPGHTNSFQVTPNKEGTFLGKCAELCGVDHSRMLFNVKVVSQERYEQHLKDLVDKQQNGYVPAGIAQTSHEKNRETNNL
- a CDS encoding cytochrome c oxidase subunit 3, whose translation is MSVVATATTVETGHAHPSVNRPNLTSVGTIIWLSSELMFFAALFAMYFTLRSVTGPDHWKEMASHLNFPFSAANTTILVLSSLTCQLGVFAAERGDVKKLRMWFIVTFVMGAIFIGGQVLEYTELVKEAGLSLSSDPYGSVFYLTTGFHGLHVTGGLIAFLLVLGRTYAARRFTHEQATAAIVVSYYWHFVDVVWIGLFATIYMIK
- the ctaD gene encoding cytochrome c oxidase subunit I, with translation MSILNEPQGAAAAGSHYQDELPVRRQNRGSVVVKWMTTTDHKTIGTMYLVTSFAFFVIGGVMALLMRAELARPGLQIMSNEQFNQAFTMHGTIMLLMFATPLFAGFANWIMPLQIGAPDVAFPRLNMFAYWLYLFGSLIAVGGFLTPQGAADFGWFAYSPLSDAVRSPGIGADMWIMGLAFSGFGTILGSVNFITTIICMRAPGMTMFRMPIFVWNVLLTGVLVLLAFPVLAAALFALEADRKFGAHIFDSANGGALLWQHLFWFFGHPEVYIIALPFFGIISEVIPVFSRKPMFGYTGLIGATIAIAGLSVTVWAHHMYVTGGVLLPFFSFMTFLIAVPTGVKFFNWIGTMWKGSLSFETPMLWATGFLITFTFGGLTGVILASPPMDFHVSDSYFVVAHFHYVVFGTVVFAMFSGFHFWWPKWTGKMLDERLGKITFWTLFIGFHGTFLVQHWLGAEGMPRRYADYLAADGFTALNTISTISSFLLGMSILPFLYNVWKTAKYGKPVGVDDPWGYGRSLEWATSCPPPRHNFITMPRIRSESPAFDLHHPEIAALDQLENAGHGEKAIAGGKEAGK
- a CDS encoding L,D-transpeptidase, with product MSHTAISRPRTVVSCTLLVIALCAGVTACGSDGNPLAARPYDAADQISFNAPDGGRKKADPDKPLEVVEDSDGRITDVTAHDASGRYVAGELAADGSRWHSTTPLAANASYTVRVSTEDEDGAPGRKVVTFDTGKPTTKKRLDVTFGPRTGTYGVGQPITAELSLPVKDKTQRAVVERALKVSSTPATDGAWHWVDDKKLHYRPKDYWPAQATVQVRSNLQGIKIGDRMWGGKAKPLTITTADKLIAVTDASAHQMTVYKNDEIVRQIPVTTGMPGYDTRNGVKVVLAKEGTVRMTSASIGASDFYDLIVHHSVRVTNSGEYVHAAPWSVGSQGYANVSHGCTGMSTENAAWFYDTVREGDIVKVINSGGDTMAPFGNGFGDWNLDWPKWRTGSALVGGTPDGPTEADRARLRPQSV